A single region of the Eriocheir sinensis breed Jianghai 21 chromosome 53, ASM2467909v1, whole genome shotgun sequence genome encodes:
- the LOC126983288 gene encoding UDP-xylose and UDP-N-acetylglucosamine transporter-like — MGAATAIFMVFVGCCSNVIFLEFLVQDEPACGNLLTFAQFVFITIEGIIFTMDFGRKKNVIPIKDYLILVVMFFLVNVTNNMAFGFKISMPLHIIFRSGGLIASIVMGVIVMGKKYSGAKYLSVFMITSGTIICTFASAEHVEEGGDASSNFLTWLSGIAILTFALFLSARMGIYQECLYTKHGKHPHEALFFIHTLSLPGFILALGSILDHARRFSQSAPLPLLAPFPILAHLPRLWIYLAGNVLTQYLCVGSVFRLTSECTALTVTLVLTLRKFMSLVFSILYFRNPFTMQHWVGTFMVFAGTLIFTDVLGKAREALARPEPRSKTE, encoded by the exons atgggGGCCGCCACCGCTATATTTATGGTGTTCGTCGGGTGCTGCAGCAATGTGATCTTTCTGGAGTTCCTTGTACA GGATGAGCCTGCGTGCGGGAACCTCCTCACATTCGCACAGTTTGTCTTTATCACAATCGAAGGCATTATCTTCACCATGGATttcgggaggaagaaaaatgtgataCCGATAAA ggacTACCTCATTCTAGTCGTCATGTTTTTCCTCGTCAACGTCACAAACAACATGGCTTTTGGCTTCAAGATCTCCATGCCGCTACATATCATCTTCCGCAGC ggGGGGCTCATCGCTAGCATAGTAATGGGCGTCATTGTGATGGGCAAGAAGTACAGCGGGGCCAAGTACCTGTCTGTGTTCATGATCACTTCAGGCACCATCATCTGCACCTTTGCCTCGGCTGAGCATGTG GAGGAGGGCGGGGACGCTTCCTCCAACTTCCTGACGTGGCTGTCGGGCATCGCTATCCTCACCTTCGCCCTCTTCCTGTCGGCGAGGATGGGCATCTACCAGGAGTGCCTCTACACCAAACACGGCAAGCACCCGCACGAGGCCCTCTTCTTCATC CACACCCTCTCGCTGCCCGggttcatcctcgctttgggcagCATCCTCGACCACGCCCGCAGGTTCAGCCAgtcagcccccctccccctcctcgcccccttcCCGATCCTCGCCCACCTGCCCCGCCTCTGGATCTACCTGGCCGGAAACGTGCTCACCCA ATACCTATGCGTGGGCTCCGTGTTCCGGCTGACCTCGGAGTGCACCGCCTTGACCGTGACCCTCGTGCTGACCCTCCGCAAGTTCATGTCACTCGTGTTCTCCATCCTCTACTTCCGCAACCCCTTCACGATGCAGCACTGGGTCGGCACCTTCATGGTCTTTGCCGGGACGCTGATCTTCACCGATGTGTTAGGGAAAGCGAGGGAGGCGTTAGCGAGACCCGAGCCTAGGAGCAAGACGGAGTAA